Genomic DNA from Anthonomus grandis grandis chromosome 5, icAntGran1.3, whole genome shotgun sequence:
aatttttatatatttttattttcatacgcaatagatactacctttaatattaagataccaacgaagtaaaataaatattggggtacaaaaaatcatgccagaacagcgttttttgctacttgcacattttgtcgaaatcacgcagattataatttttaaattctaacgcaatatcgcattttctaTTTTTCGGTTCCAACGGaacaattgtgatttagtttttattcaataaaaatggaaagacgacatttaactcgagaggaaatgctaagagcagtcggaatgcttgaggcaggaacaagtcaaagagacgttgcaagagctttggatacatctcccagtgtaattaacggtttgtggacaagatataaagagacaaatgatgttagagaacggcatcaaggcccgtcgcgagttaccacacctgcccaagaccgttttataactttgcaagctcaaagaaatcccacggtaacagcctctgttttggttcagcagctctcacgagtgcataacgtcgaggtttcaggtcaaactattagaaaccctttgcatgagagaggacttcatgccagaagacccctaagggttcctcggttaactttaggaaatcgaggtgcaagattaatgtggtgccaagaacatgttaattggaatcaagaaagatgggccacagttctttttacggatgagtctcgattttcattttaacctgattctggtagaattcgtgtctggagagaggaaggaaatgaaagtcgtttgcgtcatgcccgggaagtagtaaggcaacgtggtggatcactaatgttttggggtggcattATTCTTGACGAAAAAACgaacctcatttttgtggaaaatacaatgactggaataagttatagggataatatactactgcctgtaattgttccatatttacgcgaaatgggcccaaattcgttgttgcaacaagataatgccccacCACATCGAGCACGGCTTGTACGAATCGCTGTTAAGGAAAATCCCTAGCCCTCTAcctcaccggaccttaatccaattgagcatgtttgggtttggttaaaaaggcaacttcttcaacgattttacttttttcaaagcgctctggagcttcgtcttgctgtgacacatgtttgggaggagttgccccaagaattaattaataatttaattttaagtatgcctaggcgatgccaaagtgttattaataatagaggtggaccatctggctactagtttaatttgtatttggtaaatttttattttcataattttttttaataaacggtaataaatggaattttgttctttatttttatttgagccctaaattatgagtaaattataatctacaaaaaaaagttaataattatattgttattttattcaaataatgtaaaaaaattgtaataattaacttttttccaagTGATTACTTCAATAACTCAAATACACCTTTGAAACACAGAgatgaaaataaacaataaaatttgagaactataattaaaattaaaaattaaatgggaacataCAAATGTacttacaacaaaaaaattaaagcttttcgCTAGACTGTAAGTAGCGGTATATTTTTGATGATTCCAGTtggtttattagtttttgaggatATCAAAATGCAGGTGTGTAAGCAACAAAACTAatcaataataatgaataataatttcTGTTGTAAGTACATTTGaatgttcccatttaattttcatCTCTGTGTTTTAAAGGTGTATTTGAGGAATTAAAATAGTCACTGAATAACATAAGAGTTTAgttttaatgcattttaatattgttttgacCATAATGTTTTAACTTTGTCTATAAttgtttttcaatatatttttttttatttgtagtgccttgaagaaggcctaatataggccgttggcattaaaagcaaaaaagtttAGAACAGCTTGGATTTGAATTGACCCTGCACATCCAActtaaaagttaacaaaataaattatatatgatCAAATGCTGATATATTACCTTTCTCGTGGTTTTGTCCTACAATGACAGTAGCTCAACTGAGTTACTATCAAACCTACTTATTCCAATATATTTTCACAGTGTTTTCTTATTTGTAGGTGGCAGAATCCACAGTGTAAAATTTGGAGAAGCTTACGTTGACTTAGGAGCAGAATTCTGCCATGGCGAGGAAAGTAATATTGTCTATTCCATGGTAAAAGACCTAAATCTTCTGAAACCCACCGGGATAAAAGGGAGTTTCTTCATATCAAATGGAGAGGAAGCTGAAAACAGCACCAAGCAAAAAATAATGGATTTCGCCGAAAAGTTAAATTCAAATAACGATCCCATTCCGGGCTGCGAAAATGTAACGTCAGTGGGAGACTGTTTAGATATTAAGTTTAAAACTTTAGTAGAATCTGGCAAGGACGATAAAGAAAAGGAGGTGTTATCAAATACAATGGACACGATAACTAGTTACATTAGTGGATATGATAGCCCTCTAGACCTGCACGATTTAAAATCAACCACATTGTTTCAGACTAGCAAGGGAGACCAGACATTGAACTGGGACGGACATGGATACAAGACGATATTAGAAATTATGATGCAAAAATATCCGGATCCAACCAAACAGTTGCCCATAGATGACAAAATCTTACTCTCACATAAAGTGGCCAACGTTTCTTGGCAAGATGGCAATAAAGTTAAAGTAGTAACAGAAAATAACACCATGTTCGAGGCTGATCACGTTATATTTACTCCCTCGCTAGGGGTGCTAAAAGCCAGCCATCAACATATCTTTAAGCCACAACTACCAGAAGAGAAAATTGAAGCAATAAAAAACATGGGATATGGGGCAATTGCAAAAGTGATTGTGCACTTTCCGGAACGCTGGTGGGGTAACACCACGTGGTGGTCATTTATCTGGACCAAAGAAGACAGAGAAAAACTTACAGAAATGAATTTATCATGGCTAAGAGACATAAGTGCCTTTGTCCAAGCAGAAAACAATCCAAATGTCTTAGTAGTATGGGTCGCAGGAGGATTTGTGCCTTACATAGAAACTCTATCAGAGGACAAGGTTATGGAAGGAGttaaatatcttataaatacATTCTTGCCCACACATTTTAATGTCACCATGCCAGATACACTTATAAGAACTAACTGGTATTCTAACCCAAACTTTAAGGGCACATACTCTTACGAGTCTACAAAGGGTTACTTAGCAGGGGGTAAAAACTTGCAGGAAAAACTGGGAAAACCTTTGAAAGACAAGGATGGGAAGCCTGTTGTTTTATTTGCCGGAGAGGCTACACACCCTTATTATTTTTCGACTGTTCATGGAGCTATTGAAACTGGTTATAGAGAAGCTGATAGATTAATACACtggcataaaaaatatattt
This window encodes:
- the LOC126736641 gene encoding spermine oxidase-like, with the translated sequence MLLLGALSVIFVASSIEGAKPPADPSILIIGSGPSGIAAATKLLKNGFNNFKILEAEGRIGGRIHSVKFGEAYVDLGAEFCHGEESNIVYSMVKDLNLLKPTGIKGSFFISNGEEAENSTKQKIMDFAEKLNSNNDPIPGCENVTSVGDCLDIKFKTLVESGKDDKEKEVLSNTMDTITSYISGYDSPLDLHDLKSTTLFQTSKGDQTLNWDGHGYKTILEIMMQKYPDPTKQLPIDDKILLSHKVANVSWQDGNKVKVVTENNTMFEADHVIFTPSLGVLKASHQHIFKPQLPEEKIEAIKNMGYGAIAKVIVHFPERWWGNTTWWSFIWTKEDREKLTEMNLSWLRDISAFVQAENNPNVLVVWVAGGFVPYIETLSEDKVMEGVKYLINTFLPTHFNVTMPDTLIRTNWYSNPNFKGTYSYESTKGYLAGGKNLQEKLGKPLKDKDGKPVVLFAGEATHPYYFSTVHGAIETGYREADRLIHWHKKYIL